Genomic window (Zymoseptoria tritici IPO323 chromosome 1, whole genome shotgun sequence):
GAGTTGAGGTGCTTGTGAGCTATATGAAGACATCTACTGACCACGACAACAGAACACTGCAAAGCATGTTTCCCAACCTCGATCGCGAGGTCATCGAGGACGTAGTCAGGTCTCAGGAGAGCAACGTCGGCAGGGCTGTAGACGCCTGTCTGGCTATGAGTGGTTGATGCAAGGCGAGAGGCTGTAGAACATCCTCAATCAAGTCGTCCATACCAGCGTGGTCTGGGTATAGTTGTATATCCATATTCCAGACCCTGTGATGTCCATTCCCCTTTAAACTTCACCCACATTTCGGAAGACGCGCGCCGTGGCTTGGATCTGGTCCGCCGATCCGGAATCCTTACCTATGCCGAAACGCATGCGTAGGCAATCACGGGTCGGTCGCATTTGTTACGAGCAGTTTCTCTGAATATTCTACAATATTGTCTTTCCTCGTAAGAGCATCGTCGTTCACACAAGGTCTACGTATACCTGTTCTCTCCCACCACTCGCCTCTGCGTGTCACCAACGCGCCTCTTCCGTCCGCGCCCGGCGGTCTTACGATCCCGAACGTCACCACCTCCCTCGACGGGCTACGAAGCGGCGGCGCGCAAAAGAGCAGACATGGGAATCAACGACAGTCGGAAGCGCTTGATGAGGCAGTTGAACAGCAGATACATCTATGGGCGATATGTGAGTGGCTTCGGAGGGACTCCGTTGAGCAGCACGCTGCGAGCGAGAGGTCTCCACGGGATTCTATCGCCAGCGCATGGAACATGTGACAAAAGTATACTTGATGGACTGTACTGATATTGCGATTGCTATCACAGCCTCTGCTCCACGCTATTGTCGCGCTGATTCAGATCACCATGGTCTCGATTTTGGTGCGCAAGTTTAATGCCTACTATACGAATCGACCTGTGCTCACGACGATGATCACGAACGCTGTACGTGGCCATTCCCTGGATTCAAAGAGTTGGATAAGATGAGTTCCCATACTGACCAAAGCAGGTCCTCGGTGGAATCGCAGACACAGTCGCCCAAACCCTCACAGCGATACGAGCACGACAACGGCAAAAGGCGCTCAACCCCGACAGCAGCTCAAAGGACGACTTCTTCTCAGTGGAGATTCAAGATTTGGATAAGAAAGTACCGTGGCCGGAAGATGACTACATGCTACCCGCATCGAAGCGAGGACCGCCGCCGTTCGACTTTGAAAGACTGACGAGGTTTATGGCGTATGGTTTCATGATGGCGCCGGTGCAGCATAAGTGGTTTGGGTTCTTGTCGAGGATATTTCCGATTGAGGCGGGCAAGGGTGGGACTGGGAATGCGTTCAGAAGAGTTGCGTTCGATCAGTTCCTGTTCGCGCCTGTTGGTGGGTGGTCTCGATGTGGTCAGGGCGGTAGCACGTTTGCTGACATTGTGCTCGCAGGTCTCGCGGTGTTCTTTACCTTCATGACTGTTGCTGAAGGCGGTGGAAAGAGAGCGGTCATGAAGAAGTTCCAGGACGTGTACCTGCCTTCGCTGAAGGCCAACTTTATCGTCTGGCCGCTGGTTCAAGTGCTCAACTTCCGAGTCATTCCGATTCAATTCCAGATTGTGAGTTAGGGAGTGAGTCCTCGAGTCTGTGGTACGTATGCTGACGACTGTGCTAGCCCTTTGTTTCCACGATCGGTATCTTTTGGACTGCGTACTTGAGCATGTCCAACTCTTCAGACGAGCCTGTTGCTACACCGGGTGCGTCGCCGGCATAGACGATCGAACGGAGAGAGTCTTTTGGTTTCGCGTAGTTAGTAGTGGCGCCGAGCTGATGCGCTCGGGACATCTGCATATCAGGCATATTCGGGTCTTTGTGGTTAGCTAGGCGTTTGATCGGTGTGATGGGCATGGCTTGGGCACAAGATTGGAGACGGAGTTTGGAGTATATCAGCAGCTTTGGGACAAGGCATTTGACTGTTTGACAACGAAACCACCTACGTCGTTGGCACTCCCGTCCCGTCTTCTGAATTGTGCTGTGATTGTCTCCTGACAACTGAAAATCCAAGGCCATCCAAGTTCTTTTTGCGGCTGCCCTTCTGCCCCTCATCGTCGCTTGCCCCTCCAAAACAGACCTCAACTTTTCTAGAGTCCTTCGACAACAGAGCAATCGAAACAACAAACCTCACACACCAAAACCCGCAATCATGTCTCTTACCAGCAAGCTCGCCATTACCGACGTCGACCTCAAGGACAAGCGTGTCCTCATCCGGGTGAGTCCACACACCAACCTGAGCATATCAATGGCTCCCAACCAGACTTGTGCTTGAAGCTTCCCAGTGATCGGTACTGACCACTCTGTCCATGTTCTCAGGTCGACTTCAACGTCCCTCTCGACAAGGAGCAGAAGATCACCAACAATCAGCGTATCGTCGGTGCCGTGCCAACCATCAAATATGCCATCGAGAAAGGTGCCAAGGCAGTCGTGCTCATGTCCCACCTCGGTCGTCCCGATGGCTCCGTCCAAGCCAAGTACTCCTTGAAGCCGGTCGTGCCAGAGCTCGAGAAGCTTCTCAGCACCAAGGTCACCTTCGCCGCCGACTGCGTTGGGCCCGAGACGGAGAAGATTGTGAATGGACAATCAAACGGCGGTGTCGTGCTGCTGGAGAACCTGCGTTTccacgccgaggaggagggctcGTCGAAAGACAAGGATGGCAACAAGACCAAGGCGGACAAGGCGGATGTTGAGAAGTTCCGCAAGGGCTTGACCGCTCTGGGAGATGTCTACATCAACGACGCCTTTGGCACTGCCCACCGTGCGCACAGCTCAATGGTCGGCGTGGACCTCCCACAGAAGGCTTCCGGTTTCCTCGTGAAGAAGGAGCTGGAGTACTTCGCCAAGGCATTGGAGAACCCGCAGCGACCTTTCCTCGCCATCTTGGGAGGTGCAAAGGTCTCCGACAAGATTCAGCTGATCGAGAACATGTTGGACAAGGTCAACTCGCTGATCATCTGCGGCGGCATGGCTTTCACGTTCAAGAAGGTGCTCGACGACATGAAGATCGGCAACTCGCTCTATGATGAGGCTGGCGCGAAGAAGGTCAAGGAATTGGTCGAGAAGGCCAAGAGCAAGAACGTGGAGATCACTCTGCCAGTCGACTACATCACCGCCGACAAGTTTGACGCCAACGCGAAGACTGGCTACGCAGAGGACAAGGACGGTATCGAGGACGGCTGGATGGGTCTGGACTGCGGCGACAAGTCGATCGCGCTGTTCAAGAAGACCATCGACAACGCAAAGACGATCCTGTGGAATGGTCCACCGGGTGTGTTTGAGATGAAGGCGTTCGAGAAGGGTACTCGTGCTACCATGGACGCTGCTGTTGCGGCTGCGCAGAGCGGCAAGATTGTCATCATCGGGGGTGGCGATACGGCTACAGTTGCTGCGCAGTATGGGGTTGAGGATAAGCTCAGCCATGTGTCTACTGGTGGTGGTGCTAGCTTGGAGCTGCTCGAGGGCAAGGACCTGCCTGGTG
Coding sequences:
- the PGK1 gene encoding phosphoglycerate kinase; its protein translation is MSLTSKLAITDVDLKDKRVLIRVDFNVPLDKEQKITNNQRIVGAVPTIKYAIEKGAKAVVLMSHLGRPDGSVQAKYSLKPVVPELEKLLSTKVTFAADCVGPETEKIVNGQSNGGVVLLENLRFHAEEEGSSKDKDGNKTKADKADVEKFRKGLTALGDVYINDAFGTAHRAHSSMVGVDLPQKASGFLVKKELEYFAKALENPQRPFLAILGGAKVSDKIQLIENMLDKVNSLIICGGMAFTFKKVLDDMKIGNSLYDEAGAKKVKELVEKAKSKNVEITLPVDYITADKFDANAKTGYAEDKDGIEDGWMGLDCGDKSIALFKKTIDNAKTILWNGPPGVFEMKAFEKGTRATMDAAVAAAQSGKIVIIGGGDTATVAAQYGVEDKLSHVSTGGGASLELLEGKDLPGVSALSEKS